The DNA region TAGCCAAGTCGGTAGGGAAGTAATGTCCGCTAGTGTATGTTGAAGTAGACGGGCACAGGCACCCTTTGCCCCAATGAAGGCACTCGGAGTCTCAGGAAAGGCAGCAGAATCAAGCTTTATTGTATGGCGCACATACAGACTCAACTCAGATGGAACAATGAGCGTCCAGCCATAAGCATCTTTTACATTTATCACAATTCTGATCATTGAAGGTATAAttcttcctcatctgactccaAGTACCGTATATACGCGCAGAGAAGTTTTCCCGTGCATAATTCTGGACTTGATTTTTTACCATATAagttctggcattttataatgtcgatcgtataagttgaatgcggaaaactcacgctattggcccaagagattacgatatgctaactcccacctgagagagtcaccacggagcacactgcctttttattctatgtgggtgtggcaatgcgctatataagcgcgtgctcctaacctctctctctgtctctctctattgtgcctacgtgaccacacggtaatacccaaactattccaaaccaacgtttgcattgatttgtgttttttgcatctcacaccctcatccacctttatcgtaagagcatcccttatctgcgatggagcgatccatcagaagaaaatatgaagctggtttcaaATTAAACGTCGCTGAAGTAGCGCAAGAAATTGGTAAactacgctgctgcaacaaaattcgatgcgtctgagaaactggtgtgagattggaggaggcaagatgtaaaaaaaaaaaaaagtgttgcatttttgaacagacgtataagtcggggtctgattttatgatcgatttttcgggtttcaagacctgacttatacgcgagtatatacggtattccaCTGCTCTAATCCTGCCTCTAATTAATTCCACACGTAATTCTTAGTTGAGGGGGTGTCAAACCCCACTCTGTCTATCTTATCTGTTTGACTAGGACTGTTCTTACTTGCTACCTTTATTTACAGCCAAACAGTTCACATTCCCCTTCTAAGCAAGGGGGCCCATCCTTCGGCTCTCTAGCATGTCTGTCCTTTGGCTTATGAAACACTGGTGTTTTCTAgctcatacaaaataataaagaatatgtaGACATGAATCTTTTTAATCCGAACACTCGCATGTTTAATGTTTAGTATAAAACAATGCTCCCTTTCccatgtgcttataatacttttctagaAGTACTAAAAACTTAGCTGGTCAGGCAGAAATGAAAGCTGCTGCTTCTCTTTAATCAGTATAATCCTTCATAGCATAAGGGAGGCACTACCCAGTTCTCGCCATGTGGACGAGTTTACTTCTCTGCTACAAAGTGTGACTCGATTTTCCTTCCTCATTGCTCCTGTGTTGTTCTTCAAGTGGGTtgagagaaatgaagaaaaaaaaaaattcttctccAATCGTTCTCCTGATCAGACAAGAAAATGAACAGGCCACAGCAGATTGGCAGGACCAGATGGGAGAAAGGaccataaaacttaaaaataaaaacaaataaataaataaaagggtatTGCTCTTTACCAATGAACACCTCACTGAAGTCAGGGTCAATTAAATACTGAACTGACTAAAAATGGGAAGGTACCCAATCAAATGTACTAGGCCACGACAAGTGGATCGATGGTATCTGTAATGTCAGTGACACAtttaagaggggaaaaaaaacaatattacacatTTCAACTAAATAAAGTAAGACACACCAACATTCCTACTTGTACTGTTTTTTCTGAAGCTGCCACCTCATGGTGGCAGACACTTCCGTGGTGTAGATCTCCTCGAAGTGGGGGCTCATGATCTGAGTAACTCCACCATCTCCAGCTCCCAGGTCTAGAAGTCTTTTGGTCCTCCAGTCAGAAGTCACCCCCAGCAACTGGCGGAACTGCTCCGAAGAGAAGACAAACATGGATCCTCTTCCTAAAAGCCTGCTCTGACAGACAATGTAAAGAAAATAATgccaataaatttaaaattatgaaatgaaatatatactgtaggtagatAGGCCCTGCAATGAAGTGCCAGCTTCTCCAGGGTTTTTTCAGTGCttggtcaagtcaagttggggagcatgcactggtacaatgtgttgccatacccactacacgatgaaacaacttggaatcccagttggcagccccccaggcagacacacagtccagtcccaccctctggaaatgaccctctatctgccacagccagccTGGTCCAGCgattcgggtccccaacaatcaggatcctacgagctggatcacactcggggaaacgcgccacatgggcgtagtgccgtaactgacgctccctcacaatgcaggtaatgtgcctcatttgggactccatgagcaacacaaagtcaaaccagcagtacccaaggattttccagagagacaccgtactgaaggagtccagtcttcatctcagcgtccatgtctcgcaaccatatagaaagACGGGAggcaccagggctctaaagacttggaccttcgtccttttgc from Polypterus senegalus isolate Bchr_013 unplaced genomic scaffold, ASM1683550v1 scaffold_1373, whole genome shotgun sequence includes:
- the LOC120521519 gene encoding methyltransferase-like protein 9 — its product is YIVCQSRLLGRGSMFVFSSEQFRQLLGVTSDWRTKRLLDLGAGDGGVTQIMSPHFEEIYTTEVSATMRWQLQKKQYKVLEIDEWQKAGFKYDVISCLNLLDRCEQPITLLNDIRRALEPTRGRVILATVLPFHASVEEGM